The following coding sequences lie in one Oncorhynchus gorbuscha isolate QuinsamMale2020 ecotype Even-year linkage group LG10, OgorEven_v1.0, whole genome shotgun sequence genomic window:
- the LOC124046709 gene encoding ankyrin repeat domain-containing protein 66, producing MTELHQAAAAGDFDLVEEILNKKKCNPNHRDLDWNYKTPLHWAAAKGQTEIVRILVEHGARACLRTDSGWTPAHFAAEAGRLGVLRLLHSLHAPIDKEDFSGDKPVRIAEVYGHNDCVRFLESAEPECRNYRQMAVLNSFPLDDTDKEWEEQRR from the exons ATGACAGAGTTGCACCAGGCAGCTGCTGCTGGAGACTTTGATCTAGTGGAGGAGATTCTGAACAAGAAGAAATGTAACCCCAATCACAGAGACCTAGACTGGAACTACAAGACACCGCTTCACTGGGCAGCAGCCAAAG GACAGACAGAGATTGTTAGAATTCTGGTGGAGCACGGAGCCAGAGCCTGCCTGAGAACTGATAGTGGATGGACACCTGCCCACTTTGCAGCCGAGGCTGGGAGACTTGGAGTGCTGCGCCTGCTCCACTCATTACACGCCCCCATAGACAAAGAGGACTTCTCTGGTGATAAACCAGTCAGAATAGCAGAAGTCTATGGACATAATGACTGTGTTCGATTTCTTGAAAG TGCAGAGCCAGAGTGCAGGAACTACCGCCAGATGGCAGTGTTAAACAGCTTTCCATTGGACGACACGGACAAGGAATGGGAGGAGCAGAGAAGATAG